The following are encoded together in the Humulus lupulus chromosome 5, drHumLupu1.1, whole genome shotgun sequence genome:
- the LOC133777880 gene encoding transcription factor MYC2-like has product MTDYRIQPTMNLWTDDNASMMEAFMSSSDLSALWATPTSNHPPPPAAAAQAHQPQQSAASTSAAAGQPQPPPVAAFNQETLQQRLQALIEGARESWTYAIFWQSSYDYSGASVLGWGDGYYKGEEDKGRGKAKTSSSSAAEQEHRKKVLRELNSLISGSAPSADEAVDEEVTDTEWFFLVSMTQSFVNGGGLPGQAFFNSNPVWVTGIDNLTASTCERARQGQIFGLQTIVCIPSENGVVELGSTELIFQSSDLMNKVRVLFNFSNLEVGSWPLSGGAPDQGENDPSFWLNDPTSATVEVKDSVTTAAAPSASVPSSTNQQTSKSTVQFENPSSSSLTDNPSAIQRHQQGQQAQTQSFFTKELNFSEYGFDGSSVKNGNSHSLKPESGEILNFGESKRSSYSANGNLFSGQSQFAAEENNTTTNKKKRSPTSRGSNEEGMLSFTSGVVLPASGVIKSSGGTGDSDHSDLEASVVREADSSRVVEPEKRPRKRGRKPANGREEPLNHVEAERQRREKLNQRFYALRAVVPNVSKMDKASLLGDAISYINELKSKLQTSETDKEDLQKQMDSMKRELASKDSRSSSADQDLSMSNHGGSKLIDLDIDVKIIGWDAMIRIQCSKKNHPAARVMAALMELDLDVHHASVSVVNDLMIQQATVKMGSRIYTQEQLRVALTSKVGNAR; this is encoded by the coding sequence ATGACGGACTATAGAATACAGCCCACCATGAATCTCTGGACTGACGACAACGCCTCCATGATGGAGGCTTTCATGAGCTCTTCGGATCTTTCAGCTCTATGGGCTACGCCGACCTCAAATCACCCTCCTCCTCCGGCGGCCGCGGCCCAGGCTCATCAGCCACAGCAGTCGGCCGCTTCAACTTCGGCCGCGGCCGGCCAGCCTCAGCCTCCTCCGGTGGCGGCTTTCAACCAGGAGACTCTCCAGCAACGACTCCAGGCCCTGATTGAGGGAGCCCGTGAGAGCTGGACTTACGCCATTTTTTGGCAGTCTTCGTACGATTACTCCGGGGCTTCGGTACTCGGCTGGGGTGATGGATACTACAAGGGCGAAGAAGACAAAGGTAGAGGCAAGGCTAAGACATCTTCCTCCTCCGCGGCGGAGCAGGAGCACCGGAAAAAAGTCCTTCGTGAGCTCAACTCGTTGATTTCTGGATCCGCACCGTCGGCGGATGAGGCCGTCGATGAGGAAGTCACTGATACAGAGTGGTTCTTTTTGGTCTCCATGACCCAGTCCTTCGTGAATGGCGGCGGGCTACCTGGCCAAGCTTTTTTCAATTCAAACCCTGTTTGGGTGACTGGCATAGATAATCTCACCGCCTCGACCTGCGAGAGGGCTCGCCAGGGTCAGATCTTCGGATTGCAGACCATAGTTTGTATTCCTTCCGAGAATGGGGTCGTCGAATTAGGGTCTACTGAACTCATCTTCCAGAGTtcggatctgatgaacaaggtcaGGGTTTTGTTCAATTTCAGCAATTTGGAAGTGGGTTCATGGCCTTTAAGCGGCGGAGCCCCTGATCAGGGGGAAAACGATCCCTCGTTTTGGCTCAACGACCCAACGTCTGCCACCGTGGAAGTCAAGGATTCCGTAACCACCGCGGCAGCTCCGTCGGCGTCGGTTCCGAGCTCAACAAACCAGCAGACCTCCAAATCCACCGTCCAGTTCGAAAACCCGAGCTCGAGTAGCTTGACCGATAATCCCAGCGCGATCCAGAGGCACCAACAGGGGCAACAAGCACAGACGCAGAGCTTCTTCACCAAAGAATTAAATTTCTCAGAGTATGGATTCGACGGGAGCAGCGTCAAGAACGGAAATTCCCATTCTTTGAAGCCTGAATCGGGCGAGATATTGAATTTCGGCGAAAGCAAGAGGAGTTCGTACAGCGCAAATGGGAATTTGTTTTCTGGGCAATCCCAATTCGCAGCGGAGGAGAACAACACTACTACTAATAAGAAGAAGAGGTCTCCAACTTCGCGTGGAAGCAACGAAGAAGGGATGTTGTCTTTCACTTCTGGGGTTGTTTTACCGGCTAGTGGTGTCATAAAATCGAGCGGAGGAACAGGCGATTCTGACCACTCGGACCTCGAAGCGTCGGTGGTTAGAGAAGCTGACAGTAGCAGGGTAGTAGAGCCGGAGAAGAGGCCCAGGAAGAGGGGTCGGAAGCCGGCTAAtgggagagaagagccattgaaTCATGTCGAAGCGGAACGACAGCGAAGAGAGAAGCTGAACCAGAGGTTCTATGCTCTTCGAGCTGTGGTTCCTAACGTTTCAAAGATGGACAAAGCTTCCCTCCTAGGTGACGCAATTTCATACATCAACGAGCTTAAATCGAAGCTCCAAACGTCGGAAACCGACAAGGAGGATCTCCAGAAGCAAATGGATTCGATGAAGAGGGAGTTAGCAAGTAAAGACTCGCGTTCTTCGTCGGCTGATCAAGACCTTTCGATGTCAAACCACGGTGGGAGTAAGCTTATAGATTTGGACATAGACGTCAAAATCATTGGTTGGGATGCCATGATTAGGATTCAATGTAGTAAGAAAAACCACCCGGCCGCCAGGGTAATGGCAGCTCTCATGGAGCTAGACTTGGATGTTCACCATGCCAGTGTCTCGGTGGTGAACGATTTGATGATCCAACAAGCGACAGTGAAGATGGGTAGTCGGATTTACACGCAGGAGCAGCTCAGGGTAGCCTTAACATCCAAAGTTGGCAATGCCCGATAG